A genomic segment from Vibrio panuliri encodes:
- a CDS encoding COX15/CtaA family protein yields MMLKRLLQLTLVMTFCVILLGAYTRLADAGLGCPDWPGCYGQLDVPSSQAELAKANLLYPDLVVEADKAWLEMIHRYFAGSLGLLVFAITALALKQKQFGKLLPLSVSFVVIFQALLGMWTVTMKLMPVVVMGHLLGGFTLFSLLALLYWRVSHSNQNSLLNRASVGLRTLALIAFAALTLQIALGGWTSSNYAALMCTELPICQGNWQGYLDFETAFRLIQPERDSYEFGTLDYGARMTIHVSHRVGAIITSGIFLILIVQLWRQNQGRYRRQSISLTLLLVTQIGLGISNVSFGLPLAVAVAHNLVAALLLINTLYVNHLLWLSAAESRSHALRTMGKEAYYE; encoded by the coding sequence ATGATGCTGAAACGCTTGTTGCAGTTGACACTCGTCATGACATTTTGCGTGATCTTGCTGGGGGCCTATACCCGCTTAGCTGATGCCGGACTTGGATGCCCTGATTGGCCGGGGTGCTATGGGCAACTTGATGTGCCTTCGAGTCAAGCAGAGTTGGCGAAAGCGAACTTGCTCTATCCAGATTTAGTGGTTGAAGCTGATAAAGCTTGGTTAGAGATGATCCATCGTTATTTCGCGGGTAGCTTGGGATTGCTGGTATTTGCTATTACAGCGTTGGCGTTAAAACAGAAGCAGTTTGGCAAGTTGTTACCGCTTTCCGTCTCTTTTGTGGTGATTTTCCAAGCTTTACTGGGAATGTGGACGGTAACCATGAAACTGATGCCAGTCGTGGTGATGGGGCATTTATTGGGCGGCTTCACTCTGTTCAGTTTACTGGCTCTGCTCTATTGGCGAGTTAGCCACTCAAACCAAAATTCGTTGCTCAATAGAGCCAGTGTTGGGTTAAGAACGTTGGCATTGATTGCCTTCGCTGCGCTGACACTACAGATAGCATTGGGTGGCTGGACGTCGTCTAATTATGCGGCGCTAATGTGTACTGAGTTGCCAATTTGTCAGGGAAATTGGCAGGGATATTTAGACTTTGAAACCGCCTTTCGTCTTATCCAACCTGAGCGAGATAGCTACGAGTTTGGGACTTTAGACTATGGCGCTCGGATGACGATTCATGTCTCTCATCGAGTTGGAGCAATCATTACCAGTGGGATTTTCCTCATATTGATTGTGCAATTGTGGCGACAGAATCAAGGGCGCTATCGCCGTCAGTCAATCTCGTTAACCCTGCTACTTGTGACGCAAATTGGCTTGGGTATCAGCAATGTTTCGTTCGGTTTGCCTTTGGCTGTCGCGGTGGCGCACAACTTAGTTGCTGCACTGCTTTTAATTAACACCCTTTATGTCAATCATCTGCTTTGGCTAAGTGCTGCAGAGAGTCGATCTCATGCTTTGCGCACCATGGGCAAGGAGGCCTATTATGAGTAA
- a CDS encoding cytochrome c oxidase assembly protein, giving the protein MQDDIENNKQAANRKLTLKLLGATVAMFGFGFALVPIYDIMCEALGINGKTSSEAVEQPTALTPDKTRTIKVEFIAHPNPSMAWDFKPQVASMEVHPGEVIQTAYLAYNRANHTIVGQAVPSVSPGLGASYFNKVECFCFNKQPLVAQGHAEMPLIFYIERDIPDSIHTLTLSYTLYDITDTVSEPISTAQIQPQPAIKQEGATP; this is encoded by the coding sequence ATGCAGGACGATATTGAAAACAACAAGCAAGCAGCGAACCGCAAACTGACGCTGAAACTGCTCGGCGCCACGGTGGCGATGTTCGGTTTTGGTTTTGCTCTGGTTCCGATATACGACATCATGTGTGAAGCGCTTGGTATTAATGGCAAAACCAGCTCCGAGGCGGTAGAGCAGCCAACTGCGCTTACACCAGACAAAACGCGCACGATTAAAGTTGAATTTATTGCCCATCCCAACCCCTCGATGGCGTGGGATTTTAAGCCGCAAGTCGCTTCAATGGAGGTGCACCCTGGTGAAGTAATTCAGACAGCCTATCTCGCCTACAACCGCGCCAACCATACGATAGTTGGTCAGGCTGTACCCTCTGTCTCGCCTGGTCTTGGCGCTAGTTACTTCAATAAAGTTGAGTGTTTTTGTTTCAACAAACAGCCGCTCGTGGCACAGGGACACGCGGAAATGCCGTTGATCTTTTATATCGAGCGCGACATACCAGACTCCATTCATACATTGACACTTTCTTACACCCTTTACGACATTACCGATACTGTTTCTGAACCAATTTCGACGGCTCAAATACAACCTCAGCCGGCAATCAAACAGGAAGGAGCAACCCCATGA
- a CDS encoding EAL domain-containing protein, protein MVSTKLNLKTITGLGKSIFNYLPNLLPVAAIFLLAFMFSVLDNYYQTQRAVERDGVDIVNSLDGYIDKVASELYLLNGKLTNRCSTQDKLTLRAHAFHSEFLKEVGMFQDGQVFCTSNEGPSQIALSEGVPNRIAKSENHITISIGESDSHIYTFFIYASIDDNFGLNALLPPERLTDLIAPFLDAREYQYTLTILDYEQSNTYQNDVPYDERFAFSSKLYPFKIELHPTLGTYRYHYLANLWQAILFASACSLLYLIIGYHLLAKRSIEHTLLNAISNDEIELYLQPIVDLNNNVVVGSEALVRWNHPTQGHISPEIFIPLAEKLGVIDTLTEKMLSMVVRFLEQNPHYQETKYVSVNVSRVSLVNKHFLNHLRKFAKRYPKLIDSILLEVTENIDFDQQQLTIALDNLNQIQALGFKLAIDDFGTGYSGLNFIRLHPFQVMKIDQVFIKSLHSESSITPVLVSMIQLAKELNMKVIAEGVETEQQIELLRKLGVSYIQGYYYSYPVKPEALLKLSESNRYAQTANLTA, encoded by the coding sequence ATGGTATCGACTAAACTCAATCTAAAAACCATAACAGGATTAGGAAAAAGTATCTTTAATTACTTGCCTAACCTACTCCCGGTCGCGGCGATTTTCCTGTTAGCATTTATGTTCTCGGTTTTAGACAACTATTACCAGACTCAACGTGCCGTTGAGCGAGATGGTGTCGATATCGTTAACTCATTAGACGGATACATTGATAAGGTCGCCAGCGAGCTCTATTTGCTCAACGGAAAACTGACCAACCGCTGTTCAACGCAAGACAAATTAACCTTACGCGCGCACGCATTCCATTCAGAGTTTCTTAAAGAAGTAGGAATGTTTCAAGATGGACAGGTGTTTTGCACCAGCAACGAAGGACCAAGCCAAATTGCGCTTTCCGAGGGGGTTCCCAATCGCATTGCCAAATCGGAAAACCATATCACTATTTCGATTGGCGAATCAGATAGCCATATTTATACCTTCTTCATCTATGCTTCAATCGACGATAACTTCGGCTTGAATGCGCTATTGCCACCTGAGCGATTAACGGATCTTATTGCGCCTTTTCTCGACGCTCGAGAGTATCAGTACACATTAACCATTCTCGACTACGAACAGAGTAACACTTATCAAAATGATGTCCCTTATGATGAGAGATTCGCATTTAGCTCCAAGCTCTACCCATTCAAAATAGAGTTGCACCCAACTCTTGGCACCTATCGTTATCACTATTTGGCTAACCTATGGCAAGCCATTCTGTTTGCCTCTGCATGCTCTTTGCTCTACCTCATTATTGGCTATCATCTATTAGCTAAGCGTTCAATTGAACATACCTTGCTGAACGCGATTAGCAATGATGAAATCGAGCTTTACCTGCAACCTATTGTTGATCTCAACAATAACGTGGTGGTTGGCAGCGAAGCCTTGGTGAGATGGAATCACCCAACGCAGGGACATATCTCACCTGAGATCTTTATTCCGCTTGCGGAAAAACTGGGGGTGATCGATACCCTAACAGAGAAAATGCTCTCCATGGTGGTACGATTCCTTGAGCAAAACCCTCACTATCAGGAAACAAAGTACGTTAGCGTCAACGTAAGCCGTGTATCGCTTGTTAATAAACATTTTCTCAATCACCTAAGAAAATTCGCTAAACGCTACCCTAAACTGATTGATAGCATCTTGCTGGAAGTGACTGAAAATATTGATTTTGACCAACAACAGCTCACGATTGCTCTCGATAATCTCAACCAAATCCAAGCGCTAGGCTTTAAGCTCGCCATTGATGATTTTGGTACTGGATACTCTGGTTTGAACTTTATTCGCCTCCACCCTTTTCAGGTAATGAAGATCGATCAAGTATTTATCAAGAGTTTGCATTCAGAGTCGAGCATTACTCCTGTGCTCGTCTCGATGATTCAGCTTGCTAAAGAATTAAATATGAAGGTGATCGCTGAAGGCGTTGAGACCGAGCAGCAAATTGAGCTGCTGAGAAAACTCGGCGTCAGTTATATCCAAGGTTACTATTACTCTTACCCTGTCAAACCGGAAGCGTTGCTAAAGCTGAGCGAGAGCAATCGCTATGCGCAGACCGCCAACCTTACCGCCTAG
- the cyoE gene encoding heme o synthase, with protein sequence MSKTLTAELRQERSIWRSYLTLTKPKVVALMLLTALVGMCLAVPGALPLQQTVLGMLGIGLMAGSAAAFNHLIDRRIDAIMFRTHRRPLPCGELAPSRVMLFATSIGLLGFAILILGVNALTAWLTFASLLGYAVVYTMYLKRATPQNIVIAGIAGAMPPLLGWTSVTGELHGNAWLLVMIIFIWTPPHFWALAIHRKADYAKADIPMLPVTHGEEYTKTSILLYTVLLAIICLLPALVGMSGTLYWVGSTFLSAGFIAYAWKLKFNPNEKTAIETFKFSIYHLMLLFLLLLGDHYWG encoded by the coding sequence ATGAGTAAAACGTTGACCGCAGAGTTGCGCCAAGAACGCTCAATATGGCGTAGTTACCTTACGCTGACCAAACCTAAAGTCGTCGCTTTAATGCTGTTAACTGCGCTGGTCGGTATGTGTTTGGCTGTTCCTGGAGCATTGCCGCTGCAACAAACCGTTCTCGGTATGTTGGGGATCGGATTAATGGCGGGATCGGCAGCGGCATTCAATCATCTGATTGACCGTCGTATTGATGCAATTATGTTTCGTACTCACCGTCGCCCTCTACCTTGTGGAGAACTGGCACCGAGTCGCGTTATGCTATTTGCGACCTCGATTGGTTTATTGGGGTTTGCCATTCTGATTTTGGGTGTTAACGCTCTCACCGCTTGGTTGACGTTCGCCAGTTTGCTCGGTTATGCGGTGGTTTATACCATGTATCTCAAGCGGGCGACGCCCCAAAACATTGTTATCGCAGGAATCGCTGGCGCTATGCCTCCTTTGCTTGGGTGGACTTCAGTAACTGGTGAACTTCACGGCAATGCTTGGCTATTGGTGATGATCATCTTTATTTGGACACCTCCTCACTTTTGGGCGCTTGCCATTCATCGTAAGGCAGATTATGCCAAAGCGGATATTCCTATGTTGCCAGTGACACACGGTGAAGAATACACAAAAACATCAATCTTGCTTTATACGGTTTTGCTGGCGATTATCTGTTTACTACCTGCGTTAGTTGGCATGTCTGGCACCCTATATTGGGTCGGCTCGACGTTTTTAAGCGCTGGTTTTATAGCTTATGCATGGAAGCTGAAATTCAATCCTAATGAAAAAACCGCGATAGAGACCTTTAAGTTTTCCATTTACCATTTGATGTTACTGTTTTTGTTGTTGCTTGGTGACCACTACTGGGGATAG
- the aroG gene encoding 3-deoxy-7-phosphoheptulonate synthase AroG, which yields MFQTDDVRINKVKELLPPIAVLEKFPASEIASSTTFRSRKAISDILHDKDDRVLAIVGPCSIHDPQAALEYGKKLKVLRDELGEELEIVMRVYFEKPRTTVGWKGLINDPYLNDTFKINDGLRTARKLLLDLTDLGMPTASEFLDMITPQYVADLISWGAIGARTTESQVHRELSSGLSCPVGFKNGTDGNIKIASDAIRSASASHHFLSVTKFGHSAIIETGGNPDCHIILRGGKEPNYSAEHVSAIKQELEASGLPQKVMIDFSHANSSKQYQRQMVVCEDVAKQIAGGEDAVFGVMIESHLVEGRQDLVDGQAPTYGQSITDACIGWADTEAALKQLAEAVKARRAGK from the coding sequence ATGTTTCAAACCGATGATGTACGAATTAATAAAGTAAAAGAATTACTCCCACCAATTGCCGTTTTAGAGAAGTTTCCGGCGTCAGAAATCGCGTCTTCAACCACATTTCGCTCGCGCAAAGCAATTTCAGACATTTTGCACGATAAAGATGACCGAGTTTTAGCGATTGTCGGCCCATGTTCTATCCATGATCCTCAAGCTGCGTTGGAGTATGGCAAGAAGCTAAAAGTACTGCGAGACGAGCTAGGCGAGGAGCTTGAAATCGTGATGCGTGTCTATTTTGAAAAACCACGCACTACCGTTGGTTGGAAGGGGCTGATTAATGACCCTTACCTAAACGACACTTTTAAGATTAATGACGGTTTGCGTACCGCACGCAAGTTGCTGCTTGATTTGACGGATCTAGGCATGCCAACGGCGAGTGAGTTTCTCGATATGATCACGCCTCAGTACGTTGCTGATCTAATCAGTTGGGGTGCGATCGGGGCTCGTACTACCGAATCACAAGTGCACCGTGAATTATCATCTGGTTTATCTTGTCCTGTTGGTTTTAAAAACGGCACTGATGGCAATATCAAGATTGCCTCTGACGCCATCCGCTCTGCGAGTGCATCACACCATTTTCTTTCCGTGACTAAATTTGGCCACTCCGCGATTATTGAAACTGGTGGTAACCCAGATTGCCACATTATTCTTCGTGGTGGTAAAGAGCCAAACTACAGCGCGGAGCATGTTAGTGCTATCAAACAGGAGCTTGAAGCGTCAGGCTTACCGCAAAAAGTGATGATCGACTTTAGTCATGCGAACAGCTCTAAACAGTACCAACGTCAAATGGTGGTGTGTGAAGATGTTGCTAAGCAAATTGCCGGTGGAGAAGACGCAGTATTTGGCGTGATGATTGAGTCTCACCTAGTGGAAGGACGCCAAGATCTTGTTGATGGGCAGGCACCGACTTATGGTCAATCAATTACTGATGCATGCATTGGTTGGGCTGATACTGAAGCGGCACTAAAGCAACTGGCTGAAGCTGTTAAAGCGCGTCGCGCTGGCAAGTAA
- a CDS encoding VanZ family protein — protein sequence MHSAYLIINFRAILLLLIAVVAGCASLAKSLNYYSDVVVSIEQMLGGDWALHAIFALVLGFTAHWATPVDYFYYRRFCAAPLLALILFLVVVDEFMQAFIPHREFSWLDLSINVVGLLVGGFLYRLYLYRKGI from the coding sequence ATGCATAGTGCCTATTTAATCATTAATTTTCGTGCAATTTTGTTGTTGCTCATCGCTGTGGTTGCAGGTTGTGCATCATTAGCAAAGTCGCTGAACTACTACTCAGACGTGGTAGTGAGTATTGAACAGATGCTTGGTGGAGACTGGGCTCTGCATGCCATTTTTGCTTTGGTGCTCGGGTTTACTGCGCACTGGGCTACACCGGTTGATTATTTTTACTATCGACGCTTTTGCGCCGCTCCCTTGCTCGCATTAATCCTATTTTTAGTTGTTGTTGATGAATTTATGCAAGCCTTTATTCCTCATCGTGAGTTTTCATGGCTTGATCTCTCGATCAACGTCGTCGGGTTACTTGTCGGTGGTTTCCTCTATCGTCTCTACTTGTACCGAAAAGGGATTTAA
- a CDS encoding SURF1 family protein, whose amino-acid sequence MKTIVCSFSRLTKQPLFWLALLLTLVAISILVNLGMWQLDRASHKHQLQVELENNQQKPLQSLGSIEFVGNLNGTVALANLTPIAGYYLLLDNQTYNGEVGYLALQLMRSSDSKYFLFEMGFSKALAARTDLPVIEWLSRQYVGEVRLYRRSANPLSDQLMIEETQPRRIQNLNLEQLASYWQLPLESYVLQPLVANWRYPQPWQPIPMGAEKHTGYAVQWFAMALALAVIGVIWLRRAMISSTKESL is encoded by the coding sequence ATGAAAACCATAGTGTGTTCCTTTTCTCGTTTAACCAAACAGCCGTTGTTTTGGCTCGCCCTGTTACTAACCTTGGTCGCTATTTCGATATTGGTCAACCTAGGGATGTGGCAACTTGACCGCGCAAGCCATAAACATCAACTGCAAGTTGAACTAGAGAATAATCAGCAAAAACCGCTTCAGAGCCTTGGCAGTATAGAGTTTGTAGGCAACCTCAATGGAACGGTCGCTTTGGCTAATCTCACACCAATAGCTGGCTATTATCTGTTGCTAGATAACCAAACGTACAACGGGGAAGTGGGTTATCTAGCGCTCCAGCTTATGCGCTCAAGCGATAGTAAGTACTTCCTGTTTGAAATGGGCTTTTCGAAAGCTCTCGCAGCACGCACTGACCTGCCGGTGATTGAATGGTTAAGCCGCCAATATGTGGGAGAGGTTAGGCTCTATCGACGCTCGGCCAATCCGTTGAGTGATCAATTGATGATAGAAGAGACTCAGCCGCGACGGATACAAAACTTAAACCTAGAACAACTTGCGAGTTATTGGCAATTGCCACTAGAGAGCTATGTATTGCAACCCTTGGTGGCGAACTGGCGATATCCACAGCCTTGGCAGCCGATTCCTATGGGGGCGGAAAAACACACTGGATACGCGGTGCAATGGTTTGCAATGGCCTTGGCCCTAGCCGTGATTGGCGTGATTTGGCTACGCCGTGCAATGATCAGTTCGACTAAGGAGAGTCTATGA
- a CDS encoding cytochrome c oxidase subunit 3, which yields MSSKHQSYYVPAQSSWPIVGAIALFLVALGAGLTVQTMAEGGSASVFSKIVLGAGFLFLLYMLAGWLSNVVSESMDGLYSEQIARSFRQGMSWFIFSEVMFFGAFFGALFYTRMISVPWLGGADNNVMTHEVLWPAFEAIWPLTTTPSGQTTTAMGWQGIPLTNTIILLLSSITLHMAHTSLEKNKRMALIVWLEITIVLAAFFLYYQGVEYIHAYQDLGLTLQSGVYGNTFFMLTGFHGLHVLLGTVFLIVLLGRIAKDHFTPKDHFAFQAGSWYWHFVDVVWLCLFVFVYVL from the coding sequence ATGAGTTCCAAGCATCAATCCTACTATGTTCCGGCACAAAGCAGTTGGCCAATTGTAGGCGCTATTGCTCTCTTTTTAGTCGCTCTGGGAGCGGGTTTAACCGTGCAAACGATGGCAGAAGGAGGAAGCGCGAGTGTCTTTTCAAAGATAGTTCTTGGTGCAGGCTTTTTGTTTCTACTCTATATGCTCGCAGGTTGGCTATCTAATGTGGTGAGCGAATCAATGGATGGGCTCTACTCGGAGCAGATTGCGCGTTCATTTCGTCAAGGCATGAGTTGGTTTATCTTTTCTGAGGTGATGTTCTTTGGCGCGTTTTTCGGTGCTCTATTTTACACGCGCATGATATCGGTGCCTTGGCTGGGCGGTGCTGATAACAATGTGATGACCCATGAGGTTCTTTGGCCTGCCTTTGAAGCAATCTGGCCGTTAACAACCACACCTAGTGGACAAACAACCACAGCGATGGGGTGGCAGGGGATACCGTTAACCAATACCATTATTTTGCTGCTGTCGTCGATTACATTGCACATGGCTCATACCAGCTTAGAAAAGAATAAGCGTATGGCGCTGATTGTTTGGTTGGAAATCACCATCGTACTAGCGGCATTCTTTCTTTATTACCAAGGCGTTGAATATATCCATGCGTATCAAGACTTAGGACTCACTTTACAGTCTGGCGTTTATGGCAACACCTTTTTTATGCTCACGGGATTTCATGGCTTACACGTGTTGCTAGGAACCGTATTTCTCATCGTGCTGCTAGGAAGAATTGCGAAGGATCACTTTACACCTAAAGACCACTTCGCGTTTCAGGCGGGGAGTTGGTATTGGCACTTTGTTGACGTGGTTTGGCTGTGTCTGTTTGTGTTTGTTTATGTGCTTTAG
- the ctaD gene encoding cytochrome c oxidase subunit I — protein MKPSTPDNQKSSPVTDADLSRANSTIAIDHDEHHAPKGLARWLYSTNHKDIGTLYLWFSFIMFLTGGAMAMIIRAELFQPGLQLVDPQFFNQMTTVHGLIMVFGAVMPAFTGLANWMIPMMIGAPDMALPRMNNLSFWILPFAFAILLASLFTEGGGPDFGWTFYAPLSTTYGPDSTALFVFSVHIMGISSIMGAINVIVTIVNMRAPGMTWFKMPMFVWTWLITAFLLIAVMPVLAGAVTMVLTDKYFGTSFFDAAGGGDPVMFQHIFWFFGHPEVYIMILPSFGIISAIIPAFSGKKLFGYHSMVYATCSIALLSFLVWAHHMFTTGMPVFAELFFMYCTMLIAVPTGVKVFNWVATMWRGAMTFETPMLFAIAFIVLFTIGGFSGLMLAIVPADFQYHDTYFVVAHFHYVLVSGAVFSIMAAAYYWLPKWTGNMYDHKLSLWHFWCSIISVNVLFFPMHFLGLAGMPRRIPDYAIQFADINQIVSIGGFAFGLSQLIFLWLVIKCIRGGEKASAKPWERAEGLEWTVPSPAPHHTFSTPPKVD, from the coding sequence ATGAAACCATCGACTCCTGACAACCAAAAGTCATCGCCAGTGACCGATGCTGATCTAAGCCGAGCAAACTCAACAATTGCGATTGATCATGACGAGCATCATGCGCCAAAAGGGCTTGCTCGATGGTTGTATTCAACGAACCACAAAGATATCGGCACACTCTATTTGTGGTTCAGCTTTATTATGTTCCTTACCGGAGGCGCGATGGCGATGATCATTCGTGCCGAGCTGTTTCAGCCAGGTTTACAACTCGTTGACCCGCAGTTTTTCAATCAAATGACCACGGTTCATGGCTTAATTATGGTGTTTGGCGCGGTAATGCCTGCCTTTACAGGGTTAGCTAACTGGATGATTCCAATGATGATTGGTGCACCAGATATGGCGTTGCCTCGCATGAATAACTTAAGCTTTTGGATCTTGCCGTTTGCTTTCGCCATTTTGCTTGCTTCACTGTTTACGGAGGGAGGTGGGCCAGATTTTGGTTGGACCTTCTATGCTCCACTCTCGACTACCTATGGCCCTGATAGCACCGCATTATTCGTTTTCTCTGTCCATATCATGGGTATTAGTTCGATTATGGGGGCGATCAATGTCATCGTGACTATCGTCAATATGCGTGCGCCCGGAATGACTTGGTTTAAAATGCCGATGTTCGTTTGGACGTGGTTAATCACCGCATTTCTACTGATAGCAGTGATGCCAGTATTAGCCGGTGCGGTCACCATGGTGCTAACAGACAAGTACTTTGGAACCTCCTTTTTCGATGCGGCTGGTGGCGGTGACCCGGTGATGTTCCAACACATTTTCTGGTTCTTTGGTCACCCAGAAGTGTACATCATGATTTTGCCCTCATTCGGTATCATATCGGCCATTATTCCAGCCTTTAGCGGCAAGAAGCTTTTTGGTTACCACTCGATGGTGTACGCCACTTGTAGTATCGCCCTGTTATCGTTTTTAGTTTGGGCGCACCATATGTTTACTACGGGTATGCCAGTCTTTGCTGAACTCTTCTTTATGTACTGCACAATGCTAATCGCAGTGCCAACTGGGGTAAAAGTGTTTAACTGGGTAGCAACCATGTGGCGCGGTGCGATGACATTTGAAACACCCATGCTGTTTGCTATTGCGTTTATCGTCCTGTTCACCATCGGTGGTTTTTCAGGTTTGATGCTAGCGATTGTCCCTGCGGATTTTCAATACCATGACACCTATTTTGTGGTGGCTCATTTCCATTACGTACTGGTTTCAGGTGCGGTGTTTTCTATTATGGCGGCGGCTTACTACTGGTTGCCAAAATGGACGGGCAATATGTATGACCATAAGTTGAGTCTCTGGCATTTTTGGTGCTCGATTATTTCGGTCAATGTGCTGTTCTTCCCGATGCATTTCTTAGGTTTAGCGGGTATGCCGCGACGTATTCCCGACTATGCGATTCAGTTCGCTGATATCAACCAGATAGTGTCCATTGGTGGCTTTGCTTTTGGGTTGTCACAATTGATCTTTTTGTGGCTAGTGATCAAGTGTATCAGAGGGGGAGAAAAAGCCTCGGCGAAACCTTGGGAACGTGCTGAAGGGCTAGAGTGGACGGTTCCAAGCCCCGCTCCTCATCATACTTTTTCTACACCGCCCAAAGTCGATTAA
- a CDS encoding DUF2909 domain-containing protein produces MVFIFKSVLVLLLLFIIANLAKALIEMVKGPNDAEESEDQPPMSHYLGKRVILSALAVILMLVALLSGFIEPNSRPF; encoded by the coding sequence ATGGTTTTCATTTTCAAGTCAGTGCTGGTTTTACTACTACTCTTTATCATTGCTAACCTCGCCAAAGCGCTGATCGAGATGGTAAAAGGCCCAAACGATGCAGAAGAATCCGAAGACCAGCCGCCAATGAGTCACTACCTTGGCAAACGTGTCATCCTCTCCGCGCTTGCCGTCATATTGATGCTTGTCGCACTCCTTAGTGGATTTATAGAACCCAATTCTCGGCCTTTTTAG
- a CDS encoding aldo/keto reductase, whose translation MVSKVTVGPQGPDLSELVQGYWRLAEWGMTPQQRLTFLKQHIDLGITTVDHADIYGNYECEQLFGEALKLDPSVREQIEIVTKCDIKLCGDKFPDRKVNHYDTSAAHIYESVNNSLSRLGVEQIDLLLIHRPDVLMDADEVAEAFAELHKVGKVKHFGVSNFSPSQFDLLQDRVHKPLVTNQVEINPLNFEVAHDGTLDQMQKARIRPMAWSCLGGGAIFTGETAQAKRVRDELELIRKEVGAKSIDEVIYAWVRKLPSKPLPIVGSGKIERVESAINSLAIELTREQWYRVWVASKGHGVP comes from the coding sequence ATGGTGTCTAAAGTGACTGTTGGGCCACAAGGTCCAGATTTGTCTGAGTTAGTGCAAGGCTATTGGCGTTTAGCAGAATGGGGGATGACACCTCAGCAGCGTCTCACATTTTTGAAGCAGCATATTGATCTGGGTATTACCACGGTCGATCACGCTGATATTTATGGCAACTATGAATGTGAACAACTGTTTGGCGAAGCGCTAAAGCTTGATCCATCAGTGCGTGAACAGATTGAGATTGTCACCAAATGTGATATTAAGCTGTGTGGTGATAAGTTCCCTGATCGCAAGGTGAACCATTATGACACCAGTGCTGCGCATATTTATGAATCGGTGAACAACTCACTTAGCCGTTTAGGCGTTGAGCAAATCGATTTGCTCTTGATTCACCGTCCTGATGTATTGATGGATGCAGATGAAGTGGCGGAAGCGTTCGCAGAACTGCATAAAGTCGGCAAAGTGAAACACTTTGGGGTTTCAAATTTTAGCCCTAGTCAGTTTGATTTATTGCAAGATCGTGTACACAAACCGTTAGTGACGAATCAAGTCGAAATCAATCCACTCAACTTTGAAGTTGCCCATGACGGTACATTGGATCAGATGCAAAAAGCCCGCATTCGCCCTATGGCATGGTCATGCTTGGGTGGCGGTGCAATCTTTACGGGTGAAACCGCTCAGGCTAAGCGTGTGCGCGATGAGCTTGAGTTGATCCGCAAGGAAGTGGGCGCTAAGTCAATTGATGAAGTGATTTACGCTTGGGTACGTAAGCTACCATCGAAACCACTGCCTATTGTTGGTTCAGGTAAAATTGAACGCGTAGAAAGCGCGATCAACTCACTGGCGATTGAGCTAACACGTGAGCAATGGTATCGAGTGTGGGTGGCATCTAAAGGTCACGGTGTGCCTTAG